Sequence from the Candidatus Woesearchaeota archaeon genome:
CAAGATTAACACTTCCTGCTATAGTTGCAACTCCGGCAAGAACTAAGACGACGCCAGCAATCATATCAATAGGATTAAGGACAAATGCCCCTTTTGTGTTCATTGTATTTTTATGGTTTCTCTCTCTTTTATAGTTTGTGATTTGTTTTAATAAGAACTATGACTTTTTTGTCCCAAAATACACACAAACTTTAAATGAAACTACTGCTTTATAGGAGTAAATAAGAGAATATTGTCATAGAAGAAAGATATCATATAGAAAGATATATAAAAAACAAACGTGAGAAAAATGGTAGGAAGTTTAGGAACGAATTTAGAAACGAGAATAGGTGATTATATGTCAGGTGGGCATCCAGCAGCGCATGGAGATCATGGTGGTCATGGCGCTAAACATGGAACTAAAAGAAAAAGACATGAAGATGTAGGCAAAGAACATCAAGAAATGTATGATCGAATAGTTGAAGAAATATTTGATCCTGAAGAACATCGAAAAGTAACGCAAGTACATAATGATGCATATATTTCTAGTCTTGGAACATTAAAAGGAAAGCAATTTGATAATCGCTTTGATGCAGAAGAAGCATTAGTAGATGCGTTAATTAAGTATAGAAAAGAAACCGGAATTCCGGTCAGCGAAAACGGAGAGGACAGACATTATGTGTATAATGAAGTACGAGGCCTCTTAGAAAGATTAAATCAAGAAGGACAATTAGCAGGAAAGGTAGATCAAACAATTAGAGAAGGAAATTTGTATGAATTGTTTGGAATAATTCACAGAAATGAAACACATCAAAAAATTACTGGAAAGATAGAATACAAACTAAACAAAGAATTACCCCATGATCAAGAACCAGAATTTTACCAAGGAGTATTAAAAGCACATGGAAACCATGTTGGACGTTTCTACAAGAAATCTGAGCTTGCAAAGCAAGGCAATAAAAACCAATTAATTGCAAATTTCAAAGGTTTCTATGATTCAGAAATAGATAGAATGCTTGAAGATTATGTAGAGACGCATAAAAAAAGCCACGGAGAACACGGAGCAAGCCATGGCGGTAGCGGTCACGCAGGACATTAGAAAATAATTTTTTCTTCTTTAATTTTATTTCTTTCTTTTTACAATTTTCCCATTCTGATCAGAAACAAAATCAACAAGTGTTGAAGGATGTGCTTTCTTGACTCCTTCGTATAAAATAAATCCAACCTTTTTCTGCATCTGCGAAGGAATATCATGAAAAGAAGTCATAAAAGGCGCACCACTACTATTCACGCTCGTCGTGACAATTGGTTTTCCATACGCAGCAACAACAGACGCAAACCAATGTTTTGGAATGCGTACACCAATTGTATAATCTCCAAGATGGACAGAACGAGAAACTGCTTTTTTATTTTTAAGATGCAAAATAAATGTATACTTCCCTGGCAATCTGCCCAACCACTTCTTCGCTCGAGCGTTAACAACACAATTTTTCAAAATCCATTGTTTGGAAGGCGCAATAACAGAAAAAGGTTTGTGTTCCCGCTGTTTCAAGATGCGAATATGTTTGACTGCGCGAGTGTTGGTCGCGTCACAGCCAATGCCATAAATAGTATCTGTCGGATAAATGAATGCGCGCCCTTTCTTGATGAGTGCAAGATATTTCTTTTGATGCTCCAGAAATGGTTTCTTGTGAACAAGCGTCATAATTCTATTTGAGAAATGCTTCTATATTAACCTTTGCCAGAATTTCCTACACAGTCATGTACCTTTACATCATCACACTTCATGATTCACTCCGCTGCTTTTGAATCCCCAATCTTTTTTATTTTTTAATGGTAAAGAGAAGAAACGAAATGTGACATAAGAAAGAGAAGAGGCAACTACAGAACGAACGCCAAGTATTCCTAAATCTTTATATATCCTGAACTTTTCTAAACATCTATGCTCAACATTCAACTAATCCGAAAAAATCCTGAAGTCGTACGGGCAGACCTTGAAAAAAGAAATGACAAAGAAAGAGCAGTCTTCTTAGAAAAAGTAATTGGATTAGACGCAGCCTACTTAGAAAGTCTTAAACAAACAGAAGCGCTGCGAGCAAAGAGAAATGAGATTTCAAGAGAAGTAGGAAAGATCAAGAAAGCAGGAGGAGATGCAGCTGCCCTGTTGGCAGAAGCAGCAAAAATCCCGCTCCAAATCGAGACAAAAGAAGTAGAACAACAACATATCAAAGACGAAGTAGATTATTATCTTAAACGTTTGCCAAATCTCCTACATGAATCTGTTCCCGTCGGCGCAGACGACACAAAGAATGTCGTAGTAGGAGAATTTGGAAAAAAACAAACAAGTGCATTCCCGCTGAAAAGCCATGTAGATTTGCTGACAGAAAACAACTGGGCAGATCTCGAACGAGGAGCGAAAATCGCAGGAGCAAGACAGTACTTCCTCAAAGGAGACCTTGTTCTTTTAGATATGGCAATTCAGCGATATGCAATGGATTTTATGGACAAGAAAGGATTTCTCCTTCTCTATCCTCCATTTATGATGCATCGGGATGTCTATGAAGGAGTAACAGACATTGCGGATTTTGAGCATGTGATGTATAAAATTCAAGGGGAAGATCTCTATCTTATTGCAACGTCAGAGCATCCGATGATTGGCATGTTCCAGAATGAAATCTTTGAACCAACACAATTACCGATGAAGCATGTCGGTATAAGCGCGTGTTTCCGAAAAGAAGCAGGAGCGCATGGAAAAGATCAGAAAGGAATCTTCCGAGTCCATCAGTTTAACAAAATTGAGCAAATAGTGATCTGCCAGCCAGAAGAAAGCTGGAAATTGCATGAAGAACTTCTAGAGAATGCAAAAGAGTTTTTCCAATCATTAGGATTCCATTTCCATATCGTCAACATCTGTACAGGAGATATTGGAACAGTTGCGGCAAAAAAATATGATATTGAAGTATGGTATCCCGTGCAAAATGCATACAGAGAAGTAGTTTCCGCAAGCAACTGCACGGATTATCAGGCACGACGATTAGGCATGCGCGTGCGAGGAAAAGAAGAAAACTACCCTCCACATACATTAAATTCAACCTGCGTCGCGACAAGCAGAGCAATAGTTGCGATTCTAGAAAACTTCCAGCAGAAAGACGGCTCAGTAAAGATTCCTGATGTGCTTGTGCCCTATATGAATGGAAAACGAGTTCTTGAGAAGAAGTAAAAGCGGGAAAGACTTATATATCTGTATTTCTAGAATAAACTGCAATGGCAAAGAAATCAATAGGAGACATTAATGGATGGGTCTTTATCGGCGTTGGTTTTATCGTCATGGCAGTTTCTATATTTTTCTATGACACGCTAAAGATATTTATCGCGCTTGGTGGTCTTATGACGCTCTATGGTCTTGGTAAATTATCGTATGATAATTTGAAAGCAAAGATATTTCCGAAAGATGAAGAAGAAGGTCCTATTGATTTGAACAAAGCGCAAAATCCGTATATACAGCAAAAAGCAGCGCAAAGACCGCAACAAGCAGCACAGCAAATTCAGCACCATCAAACTGCGCATCCAGCACAGCAGCAAAGAGTACAGCATCAAGGACAAGCGCACCCTCAACATCGGCAAAGTCAACAAATACAATATACGCACCCGCAACGAGCGCAAGTGCAGCACAGAGCAGTGCATCCACAGCATAATCAAGGAAGATATTGTCATAGCTGTGGCGCGCCAAAACAACCGCATCATAGGTTCTGCGCGAATTGCGGCGCTAGGATAATGTAGGGCTTGGATAATACTCAATCTAACTTTTTATATAAAACATAGTAAAGAGAAGAGATTATTTCAACGACAGCTACGAGAATTGTGATCCACAATATAAGACTCAATTTAGCTGAACCTAAAAAAATATATAAAAAAGTAGGAATCAATGAGGAGAGTGGGCTAAAAACAAACTTCATCTCTAAACGATTTTTACTTTTAATTGCTTTAACAAATGCATTGCCTGAAGCTAGTCCCCAAGAGATCATAAGAAATATTAAAAGATAAAATAATAGTTTCAATGGTAAGAACAACAAAATAAGTGAGCTTAGCAGGGTTATTGACCATATAATGATGTTGCTTTGTAAATACTTTTTCATATAATTAAGTATACATGATACCTTTATTTAGTTTACTCTGAGTTATTATGTATTGAGTAGAGTCCAGGTAAAAACATAAAGAAAACGCATATAAAGCACAAAAATCTTCTTTTTTCCATGGGTTTATTTGATACAATGCTAAAATCAGGAGAGAGTATTTTCCTTAACGAGCTTGCGTTAGACTTTTCATTTCAACCAAAACTTCTCCTCCATCGAGAGAATGAGCAATTTACCATCGCAAACTCAATCAGACCATTATTCAGCGAGCGAACAGGAAAGAACATCATGCTCCATGGCAAGCCAGGAATTGGAAAAACACTCGCAGTGCTCCATGTCTTCAGAGAACTTGAAGAGCAGCATGAAGAAATTCTTCCCGTCTATGTCAACTGCTGGCAAAATAACAGCACCTACAAAATCGCGATCGCCCTCTGCGAAGCAGTGAACTACAAGTTCTATCAAAATAAAAAAACGCATGAAATTTTCAAAGATCTCGAAAACACCTTTAACAAAAACTGTGTCGCGTTTTGTTTTGATGAAGTGGATAAACTAGAAGACTTTGATTTTCTTTACACGCTTTTAGAAAATGTGTTCAAAAAAACAGTAATTCTCATCTCCAATTACAAAGAATGGTTTACAGGATTGGACGAACGGATTCGTTCAAGACTCAGACCAGAATTGGTAGAGTTCAAAGAATATAATGCGCAAGAAATAAAAGACATTCTCGAACAGCGAAAAGGATTTGCGTTCAAACCAGGAGTTCTGCAAGAGGACGCATTTGAAGTCATTTTACAACACACCATTCAGCAAAAAGATATTCGTGCGGGTTTGCACTTGATGCGCCAGAGCGCAGAAGCTGCAGAAGAAGTAAGTTCGCGAATCATTACTGCAACTCATGTCACCAATGTACTGGACAAAGGCGCAGAAGGATATAATAAAGAACCGCTGGAATTAGATGAAGACTGCAGAGCAGTGCTTGAACTCATCAAAGCAAACAGCGGTATGAAAATTGGCGATCTCTTCAAGAAATACGAAGATACAGGAGGAACGCAATCCTACAAAACATTTGTGCGAAAAGTGCAAACACTTGGGTTTGGAGGGTTTGTTTCCTTAAAGAGAGTTGTTGGTGCAGGCGGAAATAGTACATTAGTCTATCATCAGAATATCAAAAGGTTGGATGAATTCTAAAGGCTACTGCCTTGGTTTATCTAATCTTTTCACAGTTCTTTCTGTTAAAAGAATCATTTGTTCTATCGCGATTGTGTTTAATTTTTCCAGGCGTTTTGCTTTTTCTAGTCCTTCTTTGATGAATAATGCGTTCAAGTTTTCCAAGTTAGACAAGCAAACGAGTTGAGAGACGTCAGCGTAATCTCGAATATTCCCATCAAGAGCAGGATTTTTCTCTCTCCATTCTTTGGCTGTAAAACCAAAAAGTGCGAGATTAAGTATATCAGCTTCTGTCGCGTAAATAAGGTTTTCTTCGCTTCGAGAGATTGTTTCTGGGACAAGATGTTTCTGAATAGCATCGGTGTGGATTCGATAGTTTATTTTTGCAAGATTCCGTTTAATGTCCCAGCCTAATTGTTTTCTTTCGTTCTCTTCTTCTTTGAGACGTTGAAATTCTTTAATAAGATAAAGCTTGAATTCAACAGAAATCCATGATGCAAACTCAAAGGCAATATCTTTATGCGCATACGTGCCACCATATCTTCCGGATTTAGAGAGTATTCCTGTTGCTTTTGTTTTGTCTATCCATTGTTTTGCAGTAAGGATAAAGCTATTGAGTCCTGCTTGCTTTCTAAACCCATCGAATTCGATGGGATTAAAACAAGGATTGTTTATGGATTCCCAAAGACCAAGAAACTCAATAGTATTTCTATTTCTAAGCCAATTTTGTATAATATAATCAGTTCTATCAGCATCTTTGTATCTTGCAATATCTGTAATGGAGATATAATCTTCTTTTTGTAAAGAAAGAGTGATATCCTTACCCAACACATGTATTTTTTTATCCATAATGAATCCAAGAATGATGTAAACTTATATACCTCACAGCAGCGTGTCCAGTGTGGGCTGTGGAACAACTTTACTGAGAATAAGAGCACACGACAAAGAAAAATGTCCTGTGCTAAAGATGAAATTAAGAAGAAGCAAATACTTCCGGAAGATACGTGAATTTATACTCTTGTGTATATTGCATAAATTGATAATCTCGAATAATATCACTAAATTTGAGTCTCAACTCTTGAATATGGGCATAAAATTCATCATTGCTTTTCACTTGAAATTCTGTCTCAAGATCAGCACCACCGACAAGTTCTGTTGTATGGACAGTGTTTGGGTGCTGATGGATGTAAGAGAAGATTCTTCTCTTTTTTTCTGGCGTTATATTTTGTAAGGTGAGATGAAGCTTAAAATAGAGATATCCTAACTTATGAATGTTCAAAAATGGTTTAAAGCCAATAATTATTCCTTTTTCTATAAGTTTCTTTATCCTATAGCGTACGACAATTTCTGTAGTTCCTATTTTTCTGGCTATGTCTATAGACTTCATTCGGGCATCTTTAAGAATAGTTTTGAGAATTTTATAATCCATTTCATCAATGATTTTAAATCCATATGTTTTATGTTCATCAAATCCCATGAGTAATGGCTTGATGGTGCCGCTTTTTTTCTGAAGGAGGAATTCTTTGTGATATATCCACATTCTTGTAACAATGGAAACATCATATTTTTCAATATAAAAACTAAATTTAAGAAGAAAAGCATCGATAAAATCCCTATACTCATAGACATTTTTGACAAAAATACCTGTGTTAATATCCCAAATTCCTTCAACTTTCGTTATCCAGCTTACTTTTTCTTTCAAGTATGCTATAATCTCCTCTTCTTTTGCCACAGATATATTTCGGAGCTTGAAGAATGTTCGATACCAGTCATAACCTAATTTCATTGAATTCAAAAGAGTCATAAAATAGTGAATATGACCTTCAGTGCACATCCTGTTTATTCGATAGCGGACAGAATCTCTACTCAAACCAACATGTTTCGCTATTTCTGCATCAGATTGCCGTGCATTTTTTTCCAACTCGTAAAGTATTTTCCTATCTTTGAGATTAAGATCTGTCATTTTCTCATAGAAATGATATTTTTCTATATATATTTATCGTTTTTGTGGATTTTTGAGAAGAAGATTTTATATTTATTATAATCATACTTATCACTATGGTGCTTCAAACAGAAACATATACTCCTAAAAGAATAGTTCATTTAAACGCGGAGTTAACGAGAGCATGTAATCTTCGATGTAATTATTGTTTTAATGAATCAGGAACACGAATGTCTGGGGAGTTAGATCAATCCAAATGGCAACGTGTTATTGATATGAGTAAAATGTATGGTGCAGAAAGTGTTCTTTTTACTGGTGGCGAAGTTACTGCACGAAAAGACGCACCAGATATTGTTCGTTATGCACTTGCATCTGGATTAAGAACAAGTATTCTCACGAATGGGTTTCACCTACGAGATCACGTATACAAAGGACTTATTCCTTCTTTAGAACGAGTTCAGATTAGTCTTGACAGTGCAACTCCTTCTTTTCATAATCAAAAGCGTGGTGTTGGTTCTTGGAATATGGCAAGAGAAGCAATTGATTATGTTTGCGAATTGGATGTTGCTGTTGAAATCAGTGCAACTGTATCAGAAGATTCTCTTGATGAACTTTCTGGCATTGCAGACATTGCATATCAAACAAATTCCAAAGTATTGATACGACCAATCCAATGGATAGGAAGAGCAAACGCAAGAGAAAGAAATGATGTACAAGAAGCAATTGAACAGAGAAAAAAGGAGCTCGAAGAAAGAGTTGGAAATATATTCGTAGAGGACTTCGCAAAATATGTTCCAGTCCTTGGATCTAATCACGATATTATTATAAGAGAACAAGGATACATCACTATTCTTCCTGATGGAAAAATAAGAGGAGTAAGAGAAAAAAATTTTGAATTAGAAAGAGCTGCTTAATTTTCTTCTTTATCATGGAAATAAAAGGTAAAGTTGCATTCGTTACTGGTTCGACAAGAGGAATTGGTAGAACTGTTGGAGAAAAACTATGTAGCCTTGGCGCTCTTGTCTATTTTAATTCTCATAATTCCAAAGATGAAGGAATTAAGCTCCAAACAGAACTTGAGCAACATGGATTAAAGGCATTATATCTTCATGGCGATGTTTCTTCAGAAGAAGAAGTTAGAAAAATATTTAAGATTATTAAAAAACAACAAGGGAGATTAGATATTCTCATAAACAATGCAGGGATTTATCTTCCAGATAAGTCAGATTATGAAAGTTATTCTGCAATTCACAAAGTCAATGGGTACGGCTATTTTTTATGCACTTCTTTAGCTTCAGAAATGATGGAAAGTGGAAAGATCATAAATATTTCTTCCATTTATGAACTTGATGCAGATTCAAATTCAATTTTAGCAAGTGGAGTCAAAGCAGAGGTTGGAGCATATACGAGAGCATTCGCAAAAAAGCTAAAAGGAAAAATTGAAGTGAATGCTGTAGCACCAGGATACACAGAAACGCCATTATTAAGAAATAGCCTATCTCAAACCTTTATTGATACCATCATCACTAATACACCAATGGGAAGACTTGTTAGACCTGTAGAAATCGCAGATGCGGTTATCTTTTTAATAAGAAATGATGGAATTACAGGACAAACGATCGTAGTAGACGGCGGGTACACAGTATAGAAAACCCCTATTTTAATTTCTTACTTCTTAATCCTCTTCATCCTAAACACATTCTCTCGATCCATTTCATCAAGGCGCATTTGAATGAACTTTCGCTGCACATCAAGTCGTGGAATAATTTCAAACTCTAAAGCGTTAACACGACGTTTGGTTTTTTCGATTTCAGTCAACAACTTCTTAATCCCTGTTTCAACTTCAGCGGCTTCAATGATTTTGCGAACAACTTTTTCAAAAGAGACAGAAGCCTCATCAATAACAGCAGAGCTTGCGATAGTTCCATACCCTCTATCAGCGCCTTTTTCCTTGTGCGAAGTAGTTATTTTCGGAACAACAACACCCATAATGTTGCGAGAATGCATAGTGATTGAAGGTGCGTCACGAACAGCAAGCGCGAGAGAACTCACTTGAACATCGCCCTCAATGGTTCGCGCAATATTCACCGTGTAAAGCGCTTTCTTATACTCTTCTGTCAATTCCTGTCGAACAGTTTTCGCGCGCTTCAAGATTTCAAAAAACTCTAAAATAAGACCATCTCTTTTTTTCTTCAAAAGATTGTAACCAGATTTCGCGAGTTTAATGCGATTCTTAAGCTTCATCAGCTCGCTTCGGGTTGGTTTAATGTTCTCTGCCATACTTTCACATCAATTTATTCTTTTTTTGCTTTGTAAAACTTTTCTTTGAGCTTTCCGCTAAGTCGTGTTAACTCATTCGAAGGAATAGCGCCAAAGAGGTGCCACCCTAAGTCAAGTGTCTCTGAAATACTTCGATCTTCATCACGGCGTTGTCGGACAAATTGATCTTCAAACGCTGCTGCGAATTTCAACAAACGAAGATCACGCTGGCTTAATGCTTCTTCACCAACAATTGCGACAAGTCCGCGAAGGTCTCGTCCTTCTGCGTAACATGCGTACAACTGATCAGAAACTCCTTTATGATCATCGCGAGTCTTTCCTTCTCCTACTCCAAGGTTCATCAATCGAGATAAACTCGGGAGAACGTCCACTGGAGGATACACCCCTTTTCGATGGAGTTCTCGAGAAAGAACAATCTGTCCTTCTGTAATGTATCCTGTCAAATCTGGAATTGGATGTGTAATGTCATCTCCAACCATAGTCAAGATAGGAATCTGCGTGACAGATCCTTTTTTCCCTTTGATCATGCCTGCGCGTTCGTAAATCGTTGCAAGGTCTGTGTACATGTATCCTGGATATCCTCGTCGTCCTGGAACTTCTTCACGAGCAGCGCCGATTTCTCGCAAGCTCTCGCAGTAGTTCGTCATGTCTGTTAAGATAACAAGAACGTGCATGTCTTTTTCAAAGGCGAGATATTCTGCAGTCGTCAATGCCATTCGTGGAGTAACAAGTCGTTCAACAGCGGGATCGTCTGCAAGATTCAAAAACACAACGCTTCTATCGAGAGCGCCAGTTTCTTCAAATCCTTTCATGAAGTATTGTGCTTCTTCATTGGTGATACCCATTGCTGCAAACACAACAACGAAGTTTTCTTTTTGTCCGACAACCTTTGCCTGACGTGCGATTTGCAATGCGATTTCGCTATGGGGCAATCCACTTCCTGAAAAGATAGGAAGTTTTTGTCCACGAACAAGCGTGTTTGTTGCGTCAATAGTGCTAACTCCTGTTTGAATAAAGTCGCTTGGCTGTTCTCTGCTATACGGATTGATTGCAGCGCCAATAATGTCCAGCTTTTTTTCTGGAATAATGCCAGGACCACCATCAATTGGTTTTCCTGCGCCGTTAAGAATGCGACCAAGCATTTCCTCTGAAACATTAACTTTCAGCGATTGTCCTAAAAATGTCACGCTAGATTGTTTGTCAATGCCAGATGTTCCTTCAAACACCTGAACAACAACAAGGTCATTGCTCGTGTCAAGGACTTGACCATTTTTTAATGAGCCATCAGAGAGGCGTAAGGTGACAATCTCTCCATATCCAACAGGTTCTGTTTTTTCAACAAAAACAAGTGGTCCCGCAATTCTATTAATTGTTTTATACTCTTTCATGATTTTCACCTGTTTATTCACGCAATTGCGCGAATTCTTTTTCAATCTCTTTTTCAACAGTATCAAGATGTTGCTTCCATTCTTTGGTAAATTTCGCTTCTGCGATTTTATCTTTCGCGGTTAATCCAAG
This genomic interval carries:
- a CDS encoding radical SAM protein → MVLQTETYTPKRIVHLNAELTRACNLRCNYCFNESGTRMSGELDQSKWQRVIDMSKMYGAESVLFTGGEVTARKDAPDIVRYALASGLRTSILTNGFHLRDHVYKGLIPSLERVQISLDSATPSFHNQKRGVGSWNMAREAIDYVCELDVAVEISATVSEDSLDELSGIADIAYQTNSKVLIRPIQWIGRANARERNDVQEAIEQRKKELEERVGNIFVEDFAKYVPVLGSNHDIIIREQGYITILPDGKIRGVREKNFELERAA
- a CDS encoding V-type ATP synthase subunit D, which codes for MAENIKPTRSELMKLKNRIKLAKSGYNLLKKKRDGLILEFFEILKRAKTVRQELTEEYKKALYTVNIARTIEGDVQVSSLALAVRDAPSITMHSRNIMGVVVPKITTSHKEKGADRGYGTIASSAVIDEASVSFEKVVRKIIEAAEVETGIKKLLTEIEKTKRRVNALEFEIIPRLDVQRKFIQMRLDEMDRENVFRMKRIKK
- a CDS encoding AAA family ATPase is translated as MGLFDTMLKSGESIFLNELALDFSFQPKLLLHRENEQFTIANSIRPLFSERTGKNIMLHGKPGIGKTLAVLHVFRELEEQHEEILPVYVNCWQNNSTYKIAIALCEAVNYKFYQNKKTHEIFKDLENTFNKNCVAFCFDEVDKLEDFDFLYTLLENVFKKTVILISNYKEWFTGLDERIRSRLRPELVEFKEYNAQEIKDILEQRKGFAFKPGVLQEDAFEVILQHTIQQKDIRAGLHLMRQSAEAAEEVSSRIITATHVTNVLDKGAEGYNKEPLELDEDCRAVLELIKANSGMKIGDLFKKYEDTGGTQSYKTFVRKVQTLGFGGFVSLKRVVGAGGNSTLVYHQNIKRLDEF
- a CDS encoding V-type ATP synthase subunit B, which gives rise to MKEYKTINRIAGPLVFVEKTEPVGYGEIVTLRLSDGSLKNGQVLDTSNDLVVVQVFEGTSGIDKQSSVTFLGQSLKVNVSEEMLGRILNGAGKPIDGGPGIIPEKKLDIIGAAINPYSREQPSDFIQTGVSTIDATNTLVRGQKLPIFSGSGLPHSEIALQIARQAKVVGQKENFVVVFAAMGITNEEAQYFMKGFEETGALDRSVVFLNLADDPAVERLVTPRMALTTAEYLAFEKDMHVLVILTDMTNYCESLREIGAAREEVPGRRGYPGYMYTDLATIYERAGMIKGKKGSVTQIPILTMVGDDITHPIPDLTGYITEGQIVLSRELHRKGVYPPVDVLPSLSRLMNLGVGEGKTRDDHKGVSDQLYACYAEGRDLRGLVAIVGEEALSQRDLRLLKFAAAFEDQFVRQRRDEDRSISETLDLGWHLFGAIPSNELTRLSGKLKEKFYKAKKE
- a CDS encoding Lrp/AsnC family transcriptional regulator, producing the protein MTDLNLKDRKILYELEKNARQSDAEIAKHVGLSRDSVRYRINRMCTEGHIHYFMTLLNSMKLGYDWYRTFFKLRNISVAKEEEIIAYLKEKVSWITKVEGIWDINTGIFVKNVYEYRDFIDAFLLKFSFYIEKYDVSIVTRMWIYHKEFLLQKKSGTIKPLLMGFDEHKTYGFKIIDEMDYKILKTILKDARMKSIDIARKIGTTEIVVRYRIKKLIEKGIIIGFKPFLNIHKLGYLYFKLHLTLQNITPEKKRRIFSYIHQHPNTVHTTELVGGADLETEFQVKSNDEFYAHIQELRLKFSDIIRDYQFMQYTQEYKFTYLPEVFASS
- the serS gene encoding serine--tRNA ligase; this encodes MLNIQLIRKNPEVVRADLEKRNDKERAVFLEKVIGLDAAYLESLKQTEALRAKRNEISREVGKIKKAGGDAAALLAEAAKIPLQIETKEVEQQHIKDEVDYYLKRLPNLLHESVPVGADDTKNVVVGEFGKKQTSAFPLKSHVDLLTENNWADLERGAKIAGARQYFLKGDLVLLDMAIQRYAMDFMDKKGFLLLYPPFMMHRDVYEGVTDIADFEHVMYKIQGEDLYLIATSEHPMIGMFQNEIFEPTQLPMKHVGISACFRKEAGAHGKDQKGIFRVHQFNKIEQIVICQPEESWKLHEELLENAKEFFQSLGFHFHIVNICTGDIGTVAAKKYDIEVWYPVQNAYREVVSASNCTDYQARRLGMRVRGKEENYPPHTLNSTCVATSRAIVAILENFQQKDGSVKIPDVLVPYMNGKRVLEKK
- a CDS encoding SDR family oxidoreductase translates to MEIKGKVAFVTGSTRGIGRTVGEKLCSLGALVYFNSHNSKDEGIKLQTELEQHGLKALYLHGDVSSEEEVRKIFKIIKKQQGRLDILINNAGIYLPDKSDYESYSAIHKVNGYGYFLCTSLASEMMESGKIINISSIYELDADSNSILASGVKAEVGAYTRAFAKKLKGKIEVNAVAPGYTETPLLRNSLSQTFIDTIITNTPMGRLVRPVEIADAVIFLIRNDGITGQTIVVDGGYTV
- a CDS encoding KilA-N domain-containing protein codes for the protein MDKKIHVLGKDITLSLQKEDYISITDIARYKDADRTDYIIQNWLRNRNTIEFLGLWESINNPCFNPIEFDGFRKQAGLNSFILTAKQWIDKTKATGILSKSGRYGGTYAHKDIAFEFASWISVEFKLYLIKEFQRLKEEENERKQLGWDIKRNLAKINYRIHTDAIQKHLVPETISRSEENLIYATEADILNLALFGFTAKEWREKNPALDGNIRDYADVSQLVCLSNLENLNALFIKEGLEKAKRLEKLNTIAIEQMILLTERTVKRLDKPRQ
- a CDS encoding threonylcarbamoyl-AMP synthase, which translates into the protein MTLVHKKPFLEHQKKYLALIKKGRAFIYPTDTIYGIGCDATNTRAVKHIRILKQREHKPFSVIAPSKQWILKNCVVNARAKKWLGRLPGKYTFILHLKNKKAVSRSVHLGDYTIGVRIPKHWFASVVAAYGKPIVTTSVNSSGAPFMTSFHDIPSQMQKKVGFILYEGVKKAHPSTLVDFVSDQNGKIVKRKK